From the Lactuca sativa cultivar Salinas chromosome 9, Lsat_Salinas_v11, whole genome shotgun sequence genome, the window tacatgaataattattatgttacatttttaaacaaaaattgtCTAGCCTAACAGAAAGTGCATTCCTTGCATTTGTGTCTTATTCACAACCCAACTCAACCCAAATAtctattaaaaaactatttattttaCGTGTCACATACACAATCTAACTAACCATAAACTTTTATCCATATTAGCAACTCAAACcaatctattattttattttttttaaaatattcaaaAAGCATATCAACATTAGTCTCATTTTGTAGAgtattatttttatgtattttaatatactttatttaattttaaaattaataccacatctatatttttataaaataaatgaaagtgaaaaaaaaaatggttAACTACGGTGAGCTAGGTTGTGTGGGCAATCTGCTCACACcatttcttttttttattatttatattttaacttTTTGAGTGAACCATGATGAGTTGTTCACCGATGTGGCTAGTGTTAGGGAGGTTGAACCTCTCCTTCATTTCAATGCACCAACTGCCAAAAGCATGGTCAATTGGTCATAAAGAAAGTGATGTTGGTATAAGGAGAACAAGAACACTATGTAGAAGAGGAAGATGAATGCCTGTTCATGTTCATGACCTATGTAAATCTTCAAATCAACTCAAATGAAGTGTGGTTTGCAGATAGTGCTTGCTCAAACCATGTAATCAATGACAAAAGCAAGTTCAAAGACTTGGATGAAACTCATAAATCTTGGGAGAGATTATGAGACAATAAGCAAGTGAAAACTGAAGAAAAAGGAACAATTGCAGTCAAAGTTAATGAACAGGTAACAATGAGAGTTGCAGTTGGTCCAAGTATTTTCTACTCTTCATCAATGATGTTTCATGAATGAGTTGGGTTTATTCTCTTACACACAAATCAGAAATTTGTGAATCAAGAGGACATGTTGAATGATTCAAAGCATTTCCTAAAAGTTAAGATAGTCAATAAGAGTATCTCTCTCAGTCTAACAGATTTTTTTATTCCTAGATTTTGGCTATTTATGTTTagctttcatcttcttcttttgttCGTGTAAAAGCCTGTAGTCTTCAGTTAATAAATGCATTGATCATTCAGCATACTTGTCTGGTTTCTATTCTTGTTAATATTTCAAACACATTAGAAGATGAAACTATTACTGGAGGAAAATTTGAATATCCAAGTTACTGAACAAAAATGGGTTCCCCAGCAAAAGTTATAAACTTTGTTTGGTGAAGAAAGCAGCAATCAGATTCAAAGAAGACAAGTGAAGCAAGAATTGTGATAAATACATACAAACATGGATATATGTACCATTTGAGTCAAACATGGAGATGCTAACAGTAGTAAAAGCATTGGGAATGATGACCGCTTCAACATATCTGGGAGTAGAGGAGTGGGAGTATCTGTTCGTGATGAATTCTTTCATGTCACCaacaaaacttttaaaaaaaaaaaaaaaaaaaaaaaaaaaaaaaaaaaaccatcatCATCTTAGCTCTCTCTTATAAGTAGGCTCTCGCTTGCTTGTAGGATAGAAGTTGATGATGCATTGAGTTGACTAAACTCCTGCTGCAGCTTTAGACTCGGAATCCGTCTTACCCTGAAAGGATTGGAAGAAAATGAATTAATTATACAATTATTTGGTGaaagaaattttgataatagagaGGAGAGTGATATAAATTTACTGCAGGTGGAGGGGTGCGAATTTTCCTAGTAGGTGTCCTCATGGTGACGAATTCTTCTGCGGATGTGGGGTGAACACCCACTGTCGCATCAAACTGCGCCTTGGTCAACCCAGCTTTGATAGCAACAGCAAATCCCTGCAttgtaacatatatatatatataagttagttGACTGACTTAATAGAGAAAGTCAAAAAGAAGCTGAACAGATGATGGATGATATAAGAAAGAAAAAAGGAAGCAAAGAGAACCAACCTGAACAACTTCTGCTGAATCTTCACCGCACATGTGTAAGCCGATGACTTGGTCGGTGTTGGCAGAGACTATAAGTTTCATAAAGACTCTATCGGGGAGGCCGGATAGAGTAGCTTTTAAGGGCCTGAAATTTGCTGTATACACATCGATATCACCATATGCTTCTATTGCCTGCAAATAATCTCGCATCAAtcgcttgtttgtttgttttgttgGTTTGTTAGATATATTATATGTTGGTGTGGTTGAGGAGTTTTAGGTACCTGTTGCTCACTAAGACCAACTTGGCCGATTGGTGGCTGGGAGAAGACTGCAGAAGGAACAGCCCTAAAATCTGGTTTTGTAGGCTCATCTGCAAAAAGGGTTTTGGCTAACGCCCCTCCTTCCATTAAAGCAACCGGAGTCAGATTCATTCTATCCGTAACGTCTCCAACTGCCCAAATCGATGGAACTGATGTGCGAGAGTATTCATCCACCTGACTCCACTCCAAAatttcatcatcatcatatatatattatttttattttatgatgatccacaaacacaaacacaaacacaaacagaCTGCAACATAACTTACTTACCTCTATTGCTCCATTCTTGTCCAGTTTCACACCCACCGACTCCAATCCCAAATTCTGCCAATCAAATCAATTCAAACATTTTTACCACAAACAATACCTGCCTAACCATATTTCAATCTCAAACACAATGCGATATGTTGTGTTACTGTTGGACTGATTAGATGTCTGTTCTTTGTTGACTTGTCAATACACGCACTATGACTCAGCatttaactttttattatttcttttacTTTACATTATATATGCAACACCATCAGATTTTCTAGGTTACATATTGCCTAAATAAAAAAGAATGCAAATTGGTTACTATTGCTATTGCAGGTTAAAAATGAAGTGCATGCGTATTATGGTTAAACTACAACATCAACATTCCCTGCAATTTCACACAGTTTACCCTTATATGAAAAgcaaatttagttactttacaacCTAGAAAGACAACATATTTAAAAATggataaaacaagtaattatgtTAACTataattttcattcaatatatgtTTATATCATCCGTAATCACTATCAGATCACATTCGAATTCATATGAGATAAATGCTGATGAATTTTAAACTTATGTATTTTAAACTAAGCACAAGAATAAATTTTGGATAATATGATTCTGCTACTCAAAGACAAGATAAATTGGCACTGCATTTATCTTGGGAAATTActttaaattcatttttttgtaaagtGATTTTGATTGGTTGGATCCAGTTTAAATTTAGAGTTTTATCGAACTTAAAATTTACTGTTCTTGAAGATGAAGAACAATGAAGATGtggatttgggagagagagaaagagataagCAAACGGATAGaacaagggcaaaatggtcatttttcataaatttaacAGCAGGTGCATTAAGTTAGACAACCGAGTGACCAACAGCTCAACGAAATTACGGTTTATGAATTACTAATTTCAACCCATTTGGTGTAGTTTCCAAGGTCCTCAAATAAAATAGAGACTAGTAACAAAAACGATTATGAAAGAAAAAGTACCCTTGTGTTGGGCTTGCGCCCTGTGGCAAACATAACATGTGAGAAGCCCTCAGTTGTTCCTTTATTTGTCTTCAAAGAAAATGTTCCATCTGCAGCTTTCATCACAGCCTGTGGCGACTCCTCTGTATGGAACTCAATTCCCTTTAATGACATCTGCTCTGCAAGAAAGTCTCTGATCTGTTCAACTCAAAAAGGTTAGCCTCTTAACAGAACAAGTCCCCCATAAAAGTCTTGTTTTCAATTCCTCACCTCCTCATCAAACCCACGTAAAACCTGCTTTTGACGAATAAACACATGCACCTCACTTTGCAATCCATTGAAGATGCCAGCAAACTCAAGGGCAATGTAACCACCACCAACAATTGCAATTTTTGTAGGCTTTGAAGGCAAATCAAGAGCAGCATCTGAATCTATCACATACTCTCTTCCAGGAATATCTGGAATGAATGGGCGACCTCCAACTGAAACTAAAATGTTTCTTGCAGTGTAAAGTTTCCCATCAACATCCACCGTGTGTGGGTCCACAATCTGCTTGCAAAGTCATAAGTCCAACTTACACGTTTTTTTTCAATATGTAATTGCAAAAACAGAAAACAGAAAGTGTTGTCAAATGACAATAATAACCTTTCCTCGTCCTTCAATCAGTTTGACACCCGCGTTGTTTAGAATGTTCTTGTAGATACCAGTAAGACGCTGCAATTCAGCATTCTTATTAGCCATTAAGGTGCTCCAATCATGTGTAGGTTCAGAGCCATATGACCATCCAAAACCAAGGCTCTCCTCAAATTCATGTGAATATTTAGATGCATACACAAGCAATTTCTTTGGTACACATCCACGAAGCACACACCTTTATTGCAAAGATCAGATATTATCAGTGTAACATTCCTTTTCTTGAAACAGAACAGTTTATATTATAACACCATCAACAAAATAAAGTATCAATTTCATTGATAATAAATGGTTATACTTCAGAAAATACCCCAACCAATTGGACAAAGAGCAAACAAGCTAAAGTTTCTACTTTTTTGTTCTTGAACAATTTCCAGTTGTAACCAACTCCACCTACACGTTTCTAGGCTCATCATGAAATTCATCTTGTTACAACACCATcatttaaaatgatttattaattatcctTAATAATTACTGTTATTCTGCTTATCTTGCACTTCATATTTGCATAacatattgaattattatatgtATGTAATCGAAGTTTACATACAAAGGTCATCAAGCAGTCAAAGAATTATATAACCTGGACTTACAAAAGACAAGAATATAGTCCTAATGACAATGCAGGAGCTTGAAAATAACAAGTCTATGAAGGGAAATCAAAATTGGGTAGGGAGCAGTAAATAGCCTAACAAATAAAACTAAAACGATATATTCCCAAGTTATCGTGCAATTGCATCTCGAAAAATTCAGtctcaaataaacaaaatttGCGTATGCAGATTATAAAACAATATGAGAAACGAGTAGCCATTAATTTTAATTAAACCAACTGCTCCTAAATCTCAATTGTAAAAAAATACACAAAAGTAACAAAAGTAGGAACTTACGTTCCGCCTACCCCTCCAGTGGTATCGGAAGATATGGTAGCAAACGGAAGCTCGCAAACAGCAACTGAAGCACCAAAATTCGCAGCAAAACGAGAAGCCCTAACGCCACCACTCCCGGCACCTATAGTAAACAAGTCGAAGTCATAGTGACGTGGCTCGGCGCCGTTAGTCGATTCCGCTCTGGTGGCGAATCGACGAGACTTGAGTATGGCATTCCCCCGATGGTCAGAGAGAAAACTTAGGGCCTTTTTCGAGAGATTGAAACTAGATGAATAGCAGGAAGATGATGATGATTGCGGACAAATAATGAAAGGAGAACGATTCAGGGTTGAGAACTTGTGTCTATATAGGAGGGTTTGAAGGGTTGAAGAAGACAGAGTCGTGCTGAGCTTTGGTGTGCTCAGGGATGTCGCCATTGATTTACAGTTGCTTTGAACACAACCACGATTTTATCACTGGAAATATGAGAAGCTTTATTTCTAGGTTACGGGCCTGTTAGGAACGCAGAGTTAAACGATGGTAAAAACTGCAAAGTAGAGTTAAACgctggtaaaaaaaaaaaaaaaaaaaaaaaaaaaactttgcttTCAAACAAAACGCGGTTGCTGCTGTCCGCTACCAACTAATCCCTATATATTTcgatactagtttataacctgtaAAACTAcggctacaaaattaattaaactttaatagttagaacataaaattattaatcagttataatcgttaatttaaataaatatgtgaaattatatcaccttataatttctattaattttattttaatttttattgcattgttattaatttattgtaattaaaatgaaaattttaaaatttaaaatagagaattaataggttgacaagtggcatgtaTTAATTAAGAGTtttaatagggtgacacatgacaaaaaaaaaatatgtattaattaggaggtctaatatgatgacacatatcAAAAggatattaaaactattcttttattagaatagggataccCCACCACTTTGTAGCCCAACAAATACAATTAGATAGTGTTTTAATTTCCATCTTTGTTTTTTGGAATATAAGAAGAAacataaatttataaaatattttaatcaTGTTatcaaactaaaaaaaattatacaaggTATAAACTTTCAAACTACTAATAAGTAGAGAACTTGAGTTTTGCAACTTTATATATTTGAATCTCATGTAGAAAACTTAAGTTTTGCAACTTATATAAATGAATAGTAACAAAAAGAAGTTTGGTGTTAAAAAAAGGTTATTACCATAAAAACCACAAGTTTTACGTtctaaatttatttttgtttctaatgACTCATGGTTTTTTCTTAGACATGTTGTTAGCTCTAAGTAAGATGAAAAGTGTTATTTTCACTAATCGATCCAATTttagttgttttgatataatgtattctaaaattcatatcaaaTCATAGAAAAATAATTAGTCTTAGTataatatatcattagaaaggtattgaGCTTAATTTTTAAATATGGGATAATAATCTGGATTGAATGGGTTTAAAGGGGATAAAACAGGTCTTGAGCAGACTGTAGTTTTGTTGTTAAAAGTTGAAAATGAACATAGGGACTAACTAGTTGAATTATGGGATGAGGGTTGCTTATTAGTGTTTTATAACACTTTTATAAGAGGAGGAAGTGCCTTGAGTTCATTGGAGCTTTGGTGTTTGCTTTTTGTTGTATACATTTAGTTCGATGTGAGTTTCTCACTACATTACATTGACGTATATGTCGTTACATTAGATTGTGTGTGATACTTGATTGTTTAGGAATGGTACTAGGCTATGTACTAttgagtatgtgtatgttattgccATGTTTTGTGTGGATTGTACATGTTTTTgtgtggatatatatatatatatatatatatatatatatatatatatatatatatatatatatatgaaatagtctttcatcttttatttattattattaatagctTTCAATTTACAACACATAGAATAGTGAAACGTCGTGTACCTCTTAGTAATCTGTGAGCATGTCTGACTTGTGAGAGAGGGTTAACAGTTAACACATCGACTATAAAAATTGAAGACGTATACTTATCTATAGTGCATTTCGATTTAACTCCAGTTTACTCTCTAGTCTCTACTTCTACACTTCTGTGTTTCTCCTTCTCATTCTCCATTCTCCAATCAATTAGCAAAATCCTTTGATTCAAGACTCAAGAAATCTGATTCAGGTTGCACTTCTTCTTCTCCGATTGATCACCAAGAGGGCAAAATTGTCCAATGGTTGTTACCATGAACGATTATCATCAGTGAGTTTCTTTTTCTTATTAAACTTATTTATTAAAGTTGATTTCATGTAATCTATTTTCTGCAATCGTTTTAAGCAATAATCGATCTCATGTAATTGGCTTATTTGTAATCGTTTTTTCCTGTAATCATTTATCTTTAActgttttttttctataatttgtTTTTTGTAATAATCGATTTCATCTACTTGGTCTTTTCAATAATCGATTATCCTTCAATCAGTCAGTTAGTTGTTGGCTTGTTGTATATAATA encodes:
- the LOC111881189 gene encoding glutathione reductase, chloroplastic, yielding MATSLSTPKLSTTLSSSTLQTLLYRHKFSTLNRSPFIICPQSSSSSCYSSSFNLSKKALSFLSDHRGNAILKSRRFATRAESTNGAEPRHYDFDLFTIGAGSGGVRASRFAANFGASVAVCELPFATISSDTTGGVGGTCVLRGCVPKKLLVYASKYSHEFEESLGFGWSYGSEPTHDWSTLMANKNAELQRLTGIYKNILNNAGVKLIEGRGKIVDPHTVDVDGKLYTARNILVSVGGRPFIPDIPGREYVIDSDAALDLPSKPTKIAIVGGGYIALEFAGIFNGLQSEVHVFIRQKQVLRGFDEEIRDFLAEQMSLKGIEFHTEESPQAVMKAADGTFSLKTNKGTTEGFSHVMFATGRKPNTRNLGLESVGVKLDKNGAIEVDEYSRTSVPSIWAVGDVTDRMNLTPVALMEGGALAKTLFADEPTKPDFRAVPSAVFSQPPIGQVGLSEQQAIEAYGDIDVYTANFRPLKATLSGLPDRVFMKLIVSANTDQVIGLHMCGEDSAEVVQGFAVAIKAGLTKAQFDATVGVHPTSAEEFVTMRTPTRKIRTPPPAGKTDSESKAAAGV